Part of the Spea bombifrons isolate aSpeBom1 chromosome 3, aSpeBom1.2.pri, whole genome shotgun sequence genome, GTTACCTGAATGTGTGTTCACTGAGTGATGCTTTAGTAAAGATAACACTTACgaacagtctaatgtccctgacatcccctccaaagaagaatgcatgttcAGAGTACTTTAATTTGCACAGAAAAGACTGCctcctcttattattatttgttttataaagcgccatcaaattccgtagcgctgtacaatgggtggataGGACataagtatgtaacataacaaacttATTTAGACaacaggtgaagagggccctgctcagaagagtttacaatctagaggtataACAATGTACTATTTTATTCTGTAACTCATGAAAATGAAATCAACATACTCCTCTATGCTTCCACTAttctcaccactgattggctgcttgaagcagttaGTCGGCGACAGGAAAGTGCTCTCATTCATAGCGCTTTCAACATATGTCTGTGGTGGTCTGGACAGACCCCTGCCCACAGCCCCCCAGCCAGCTCTGGAAGAGAGGAGATGTTTGGCGGAACACACCTCTTgctgggaaggggggggggtcgcaAATACAATTTTGTTTGATTCTGCATTCTGTGCATTTGCCAAATGGACAACatgacaatttaaagggaccacacagctactGTGTGCTTTAAAGTTCATGTGATGGCAGTGTCCCATTAACAAACTTAAAGGGATGCTCAAACCATAGTTTAtaacattaaagtacttttcttttcttttttttctttcttcataatctgtttttctatatatgtgtgtttatcgGTTATATTGGCTCAGTCTACTGCCTCGTGGTAAATTAAATAATGTCCTGTGTCTGAGATGCCTTATGACTGATTAGTCAtaagtatttcattttaatttatagtttTTGTTTCCATACGTTTCTTTTGCAAATCAATTATATATCGAATCGATTTcatgttttgtgttcttttgtttgtttccccccccccactacagATTACAAGAGATGACTTCCTCTCTTATGACTATATACTCTGTATGGATGAAAGTAATTTAAGGTCGgtattcaaatattaacccccttttgttttaaaaccatgtgcctaaattatattaaaatgttttgcaaCGCTGCTTAATTCATGTACCTCCATAGTGCTGTCATCACAAGAATTAGAATTCGCTAAGAATAATTTACCCGATGTAGAGATCCTGACCTTAATTAGTGTTCTCTGAAATAAATGtccctcctatactttgttaaatgcttttatttaaatgtccATATCATATCTTTCATCCCTTTCCCATTTTCTCCAAGCTAtacttattataaaaaatattatgtcaataaaacatttttgctcCTAAATTACCCACTTGTACAACTTTCTGTGTACTTTGTTTTTTAGAGACCTGAAAAAGAAGTGCAGTCAAGTGCAGAACTGTAAAGCTAAAATTGAGCTGCTTGGCAGCTATGACCCTCAAAAACGACTTATCATTGAAGATCCTTATTATGtaagtttttcatatatataccgtattggctcgaatataggccgcacttttttcccccactttaagtttttaaagtgggggtgcggcctatattcgggctctagcgcccgacgcccgggacatgcagtcccgggcgccgggcaggcagcggggttaagatacagatcccccgcagcggtgcaggggacctgcatccttctccccgatacgctcagacagcctcccctgccagcacttcccacggggggggggtgccggcacgggaggttatctaagcgttttacctctgcccacccccgacttaccggagcagactcccgggtgtcttgcggggccggcgggagacatttacgcaatacgcgcatgcaacttccggtaccggaagttgcatacgcgtattgcgtagatgtccctcgccggccccgcaagacacccgggagtctgctccggtaagtcgaggaggggggggcagaggaggacagcgacagcggcagcgtatcgcggggagggaggacagcggcagcgtatcgcggggagggaggacagcggcagcggatctcggggagggaggacagcggcagcggatctcggggagggaggacagcggcagcgtatcgcggggagggaggacagcggcagcgtatcgcggggagggaggacagcggcagcgtatctcggggagggaggacagtggcagcgtatctcggggagggaggacagtggcagcatatctcggggggggggggacagaatggcagcatgttttttttggtgcttttttaaagaaaaaaaactttttctttaaaaaagcaccaaactttgagggtgcggcctatatacgggggcggcctatatccgagccaatacggtatatattaaaaaaaaaaaaaaaaaaaaaaaaaaaataaaagaccaaGCATGAATGTTTTGCTTTTGTCAACCTCCCCTTATTACTTCTATGTAGAAAACTTCCACGGGAGCCTAAACTTCACCCCAGTTTTATTTCTGTACAAAGCCATTAAAgtaaattcaatattttaagGGCGGCtttgattttatataatatatatattttttttttattattatttcagggTCGTGATGAAGACTTTGAGACTGTCTACCAGCAGTGTGTTAGATGCTGTAAATCGTTTTTGGACAAATGCTCCTAGTGTTCATCGAATGTAACTCAAGATCAAATGCTGTTTACTGATACGCAATTTGCTGTTATTACAGTATATTAATCTTTTAATGTCCTATTACACCATGGAATAAGGCCTGCAGTGtacttttatataattatgttcACAAAGTTTGTGTTGTGCTATTCAGCTCTACAGGATGTTAAACAATGCACACTTATTGTTTTCCTCAGGCAATGAACTCCATGTcttgaagtaaaataaagacattttaatttatcgggttaatttttattattgatgtcatatattttacacaattgTCTGTCACTACGGGTACTGTTATGGCTGAATTCCGTATGGCATTTTAGAACTGCCATCAATAACCAAGTCCTTAAATAACCAATAACCTTAAAACTTCTGACTTTCCATGGCATCGTTAAGTGTCCCAAAAAACTATCCTAACAGAATGGAAATTCATGTAGAAAGTAGTGTTGTGCACACAGCTACCTCACATTTCCTGATACAGGGGACTGCCTGTAAGGTAACCGAAAACACTGTCTGACCCCTGCTCAGATATTATGCAGCGTGCCTATGTTGTGTGCCctgtagaaaaaatatacaaaaacctatgcatgtggggtatttctgtaatctggagaTACAGCTGAATACAGTTGCATGTAATCTCTGCAATCCTAAAGTTTGAAAAAAGCAATGAGAATGAACGTTACTACCCCCTTTACCAGGGATTGGTGActaatggaaatatatttttccagttGATGTATTGTAATCAACTGAACTGAccattttcacagtaaaaaaaaaaaaacacctactcaagGAAGCATGCAATCTGTCCTCCTCATACCCACAAGCTAGATTTTGAAGGAAACCATCTATTCTCCCCTTGAGATATCCATGACACTGACTACCAACATGACACTACGACGAAATTCTCTTCAACCCAAGCAGCCCCTCAATCTCTGTCTCGTTCTCCCTCAACTTCCTAATATATTGTACGCTTGCAAGGGCTGGACCCTCTTCTTTCTGTACCACAATGTCTTAACAGACATTGTCTGTTATTGTCAATTATAATGCTGCTGTGTTATCTGCTTGTGCAAATCTAATACTTATAATAGCTTCTCAGTGTGAGAATTGTTCACACTGTGCGGGGCTTAAAATAACGACAAAGGAGAGGGAaaggtgagtgtgagtgtgtgtgtgtgtgtgtgtgtgtatatatagatggaTGGGGAGTGTGTAAATGTACGTAAGAGGGATGTGAGAGGAATTTAAGAGGGAAAagagagggagcgagaagaaaagaatgtcattttaaaaaaggcatACATGCTAGTTATCAGTAAAACTTAACACCCTTCTGTATCCATCATGCCATGTATGgtttggtgtaaaaaaaatattgtattgtaaatAGTAATCTTGAAGACGGGTAACTTGTGGTTTCAAAGTTGTTTAACTACAATAATTGAATAATTGTCTGTTACACAACAGAGTAGGCTCTGTCAAAAATAACCGACAGTCTGAGATCATGGATGATCCTTAGTAGCCTTCCATACTGAGTGTTGTGTGTCTAGCTGCTAGCAAACGGTCAAATCTGCAATGTTCAACTGCGCCAATTTTGTGACCTACATTATTGATAGGAAAAAGGTGCAGTTTATCTATGGCTTACACTCACTAGAACCAATATTTTACCGTATTTTACTTGCATATGTATTGCATGGTAACATGTCACTCCAAGCACCAACAGTAAGAAAATAGCTTTGTCTATCCAGGTAGGGTGGGACTAATGCTATAAATCACTGGAACGCCCCTCCATACACACCATTGCTTATCCCTGCCCTCCACCAGGTAGATGAATAGGATATATATGTGGTTTGTTCTCAAGGTTCTGCCGTGGTCTGGTGTGGATTTGCCTCAATACCTTTTCCTGGTGGGGTGGAGGTCACTACATTACACTGGGATAATAGAGGAAGGGAGTTTTTACCTGGCTGTCCTTGGTGGGGCTTGTATGTTGTGGTGCTTTTCTTCCAAACAGATACAGGCTATCCACTCTTAGCCTGCAGACAGCAAAAAGTGAGGACATTTTTTGCCCTTTCCCAGGAACAGGATCTGGTTATTCCCTTAACTATGCATTCCCTTACGTATGGCCTATGTTTTCCATCCATTGCCCTTAATCACATGGGTAATCAAGAACACCAAGTTTTGATACTTTTTGtgtgtctagtctgcccttaGCAGCTTTGATACCAAAAGCATGTGTTTTGGTTGCTGGTGGATCACATTTATGCTTTAGACCTTAATGACCCTGAGACGCTTAGTTTGGCTCCTGAAAGGGAGATCCTGTTGAAGAGAAGGCAGTCCTGGGAGGTGGTGGATGCTATACCCCAAAGCAGGAACAACATTTGGGAGATTTGGTGGGCATTCCTTATCTGGTGTTTGATGGACCAGCTTGGGCTATCTCTGTTAATCAGATCTTGGGCTTCTCGGAAAGGCTTATGCTTAGCTACCCTAAAAGTTCACTGGTAGATCTACCTACAGTCATTAAATACTATCTTGTGGAAGTAGACTTTATCCCACAAATCAATGGCAGATTACCCGTTAGACAAAGCAACGTTTGGGACATTAAACTGGCAgagaatctgtttttttttattactgccaCCTGCAGACTTTCTACAAGAAAGAGATCCCTGTCTCTTTCATCAAGGAGTCCCTATCTAatctgtgatttatttatttttttacttgtcgTTGTAAAGTAGCGCCTTTAGCCACCCAATAAATCTACACCATTGTATATATGTAGCTCAATAATATCCAGGGTTTACTCATTACATTAAATGGAGTACCAGAAGGAGAGCTTGCAGCAGAGGTGTAATTTTAACTCCTCAAAATTATGCATTATCCTTCCAACTTTTCCTTTAGTAAATAGCCCCTTTTAGGTGGATCACTACTCGGCATCCAAGaagttacatgttttttttcttcttacaatGGACAGGTCAGTTTTCTAAATAAtgaacaataatgaaaaaatggcCAAGGTCTGGTCAGTTTTTGTTAGACATGTGCTACAATGTATGATGGCTGTAGCTCATGTAATTGTAACATAGTAGTCACATAACTCTCCTCTCTGGTTAGGAATGAGTTATGCTTAACACCTTACTCCCGCAATACGTGATTAGACTAGCACCTGCATGTTGCAAAGGAAGATGAATGATAACTTGTGAAGGTTCGGGAAGAGTGATCTATTCTCTGGTGGGGGCCTGAAGCAATGAACACCCTCATGATCTGCTTCCAATTCTCTCAATTTGGAATAAGAATAACATATTGTACCTCAAAGTGCTGCTCAGTTACTATCGGTCATATCACACCCTGTCTGCTTAACTGAACAATTAGTTTCACAGTGTACGTGCCAATGCTGTTAACTGTATGACTGCCAAAggtataaaaaatgcatttttcatttttacttggCACACAAATCCTGTCTTTTAAAGTACATTAGTAGCACATTCAATGACACACTACTCTTTCCTTATagtctttattaaataagatAAGCTGTTTCCACAATGGATGAGCCCATTATTCTTGGTGGTTtcatttttccagcttttctCCAGAAATCCAACGATGATTAGATAATGCTAGACTCTCAGCCATTAACAAGTCTCTGGAACTGCTGTTTTAGAGCAAAACCAGTAAGGTATAGACCAATGGTTTTCAAATCCAGTCATCAGTTTAGTTCTTCATTGTGTCCACATATCACTAAAAGTCATTCACTGAGTCACTGGCAGATCTACCCATAGTAATTAAATACTATCCTTTGCAAAAGGGCCAATAGACTTTTTCCTGGAAATCAGTGGCAGATTATCCATGCCACACATCCATTATCATACTAGGCACATGTCTAGTGGCCATCAACCTGTCGGCAGTACCCATTGCTCTAATGGATAATCTGCCCCCCACACCAGCCAAATGACAGTAGCTGCACTGCCCAGGCTTCTGTAGCCAGCAGTTGCTTTTTTTGGTAGCATGACCACACACTGCATACATGGCAGCTTCCACATGTATGCATGAGAAGAGCCACATGTTGCAGAGGTAAAGGGTTTTGGGTGCATGTGTGTGCACATCTAGGGAGGGTTGGGGCATGAGGGAGCTAGCCAGGTACTGCCAGAAATGTTAGGGGAACTTGAGGCCTGGGGTTAGTTACAGAAAATAGAATGCTACTCAGGGTAAATACCGTAATATAATCATAGTTCGTAATTACTGTGCATTTGTCTTGAATACATATATTAACTCAAAAGTGAGATTTGAAAATGAGCCAAGAGAGATTCATTCTAGTTAAGCGCCAATGACTATTATCTACCGTAATGATGTCCTCAAAGGACTCCTATAGGTTTACTGTATAGCCTATATCCTTGGGTTTTCCCAGTTGTTTTCCAATTGTTACATGGATAACAGCAGAaccattgatttttattttacattatttaggtAAGGTTGATGACGGGTAGTGACTGAATATGTAATGTGACTAGGGTGGGATGATGGACAAATACGGAACATATGAAGTGTGTGCCTACAGAGAATGGGTTGGTTGTCAAAGTCATATTGACTTTATATAGAAATGACAGAATATTCAGTTGGGATGAGTGATCAAGATATTAAAAGGGACTGGTATGTTAGTTTAGAATAATGATAGTATGACGATAAAAGATACTGGGATGGTGTTGATGGTTTGTGACAATGTGTATAGCATATGAGAAAGGGATTTCTTGTAGTAGACAAGGTCACAGATTGTGAGGTATAAGTAATGCATTTGGTATGGTAGTGAAACATACAGTCAGACAGGGGCTGCTATTCAAATGCCTTTGATTAAttaatcatcagcaagtgtgaccacctctataaaagccataGTTTTAGCAGCTTGCTGGTCTGTGGCATTTAGGTGTGTTTTAACACAATGTCAAGGAGGAGGACAATGTCGGCAATGATCTAAGAGAAGCCTCTAAGAGGAAAACCTCTTtcctctaaaaagaacatggcggcatggcttaggtttgcaaaattgcatttgaacaaaccacaagacttctggaacaatgtccgttggacagacaagaccaaagtggaaatgtttggccataatgcataGCGCCATGTGTGGCGAAAACCAAAcgcagcatatcagcacaaacacctcataccaactgtaaAGCACGGTAGTGAAGGGGTGATGATTTTTGGCTTGTTTTGCaaccacaggacctgggaaccttgcagtcattgagtcaaccGTATACtactctgtataccaaagtattctagattCAAAtatgaggccatctgtccgacggctgctaaaggtggttttacaagctattttatatttaagccattttggctttatttatgTTGAATACATCATGACATGGTGAAATATagcatgtgttgttgttcatctgaggttgtatttacttaatttgtagacctgctaaggaacagatgattgttaataTGCCCTGATAACCAGAGAATTCAAAGcaggtgtactttcttttttacacaaCTGTAAATGGAGTCACAAATGTCATCCGATTATGAAATTTAAGTAAATGGGATATTGGGGGTAATGAGGAAGGACAATGACACTATATGGTATATGAACAGAAGAGAACAACAGATAAATACTGGATAGCAATAGACACAGTTAATACCAGAGTACAGTATATTACCATGGATACTATGAATGGTATGGACAGAAAATGAAatttaagtaaaaacaaaaataaatcaacaaaaagtatttaagatatatatatactaaacacTTTATTATGTATGTTCTATTTACAGTAATTTACATATTGCACATGTGGGTTGGAATGTTTTATACATGTAATGTTCATAAAACGAATGGCATCAGCCTGTATATGTCTGTACAAACCTGcattttcaatatatttcatCACAAATGTCTCTAACATACTTTACATAAAGTGAACTATATGCAGCATGTTTTTCATATAATGGCCTctgcataaaaatacattgtcttGCGCAGACAATGAACAAGGCAATAATCATGCAATTATGAAATTAGATACCAAGAATACTCTTATATTGAATTTtggataagaaaataaaatgtttaaaccaAGTGCTGCTTTTTGTTGCCAATGCACAACATTTTTAGACTAGTACCAGTGttgaaaatacacaaaaattagTCAATATAAATCTTTGATATTTCTAGATCCCACGAGGGTATTTTGGCAGCGTACGGTATCAGACCCGAAGGTGGATATTAGTTACATACATGGTACTTACACAGAATATCCATTTGCAGACAACATAGAAAATGCATGTTAAATTATGGAAGTACAGTATTCTgtcaatgtttaaaaataaatctttttgttCACAATGGAATATACTAGAAACACATATTATTAAGTATTTCCCTGTTGGCTTCCAAGGCACTTTTCTTGGTTCTTGGGATCTTATTTTCTGTTCTGCTTCCGCATCtagtaaagaaaacaaacaaaaacatcaaaacTGAGTGTGTGTGATCTTAGGAAATAATTGataatttataatttgagaATATACCAATATTTGGGTTAGTTTTAATTAACATTAGGCTGTTCTCGAGTTCATTCTTCTTGACACGATATATACTAACTACAATTGAAAGAACTTCCTTTTGTCCCACCTTAAAAATTACTATTGCTTCAATTTATGGATTATGTTGGTTTGTAACACTGATTGATGTTGTAATGCACATTGCTACTGTTATTTCAAATAACGCTTTCTcgattaataaagaaataataataaaatactattgcaatatattcatattttttagagGTGAGTGGTCCAAGCTCACCTGGTACTCACTTTGGAGGCAATAGGTTTTTACTAACAGACTGGACCCTTAAACCGTGACTCTGAAATATTGTAGCTATGAAAAGTATAGAAATAAACGTTTTGAACTTGATTAATCAGATCCAGATTATACTTAAACCCATCTAAACAAGAAAAGTTgttataactagacttgtgcatttgtcttcgggcgaacatgaaaacgaacacgaagagtgcgttttcgtgttcgttccgaagacacgccgaagagaagacagcggcggtaaaacgtaggcgtaggcgaagacgaagactcacaccacgaagatcttcgtgatcgtcttcgtcttcgtctaccagtctcccccccttctaacttaccttggcatcgcggcagttcacggaagtggaaatctgcaggttcgccgtcacgggttacagggcagtgcgaatgagcctattggtcgcctacagggacctcctctggcatcaaccaattggttgatgccagaggaagaccctgcaggtgaccaataggctcactcgcacggcctttgtaacccctgacagcgaacctatggatttccgcttctgtgaactgccgcgatgccaaggtaagttagaagggggggagactggtagacgaagacgaaggttaaagggccatgcaagaGACCAATAGGCaaactcgcacggccccttaacccctgtaCGAGtcgcctattggtcgccagcagggggctcgtctgccatcaaccattggcagacgagccccctgctgacgaccaatagagttgctcatacggacatttaaactcctggcgccagagctgctgcggtacgcgttaaccccgtattaaccccttaaccggaaaaaacaaagaaaaaacgaacacgaagaatgtccatgaatattcgcccgaagagaagacaggaacaggcgaatatttgcggaatacgaatattttttttttcccgaagacgagcaggaagacgaacacgaagaaccCCCTgctgcccaagtctagttataacATTTTTGTGAGAACCcttattgttattaaaaaaatacttatatttgTTACGGGAGAGACAAAATATAATTCCTCTatgcatgtatttataaatagttATTAGACTGATGCACTCTCAAAAGATTATTAAATGGCCACAGTAAAAATCATAAACCAGAGTTTCCGATAGGACTGATCTTTACCAAAAAGCTTGTAAAACAACATGACCATGGTACAAATAACATTGTGGGTGTTTCAGGCGCACCACTGATACCCTTGAAATActtgattttaaaatgtatcttattAGAATGACACTTATTGTCCGTTTAGTATGTTAGCCATCTTGAGGGAATATTGTGATGGAAGCATATGGAGTTGCTGTACTTTATATCGCCATGATTTAATGATCAGTGTTACTGAGAAATCCCAATGCAAACCTGTGGAGTTGATGTAAGGTaatataaagcaaaatattgatattaaaaCTAATCAATACTggcacttttatttaaatataatttagagtTTATTGTCAGCTTAAACATTTGCtttgacaaaatatatattaaatctctttaatatatcaaaaatattttgacagTGAATTTTCAGTAAATCAGTAAAATGTGCTGTGCATTATATTAAAAccatatttagttatttttttaaaccgtTTCAAAACTACATGATTAAATTATGTTTGGACGTTTTGTAAaggttttttggggttaaacTACTGGAATAGGATACatcttgtttatttttcagTCTGTGTGTTTAAAAGAAGCCATTGTGACCTACGTTAAGTAGTTTGGTCAATGGCAGCTAACCTTTTTGCCCTATGGTGAACTTTCAAAAGAGAAACAAGGAGAGGCCTGGCAACATTAATCCAGCCTGTGGGCAGTAATAAAAACAGTCTGAAAAGCATTTAACAGCCAATACACTCATTGATCTCTATCTGGTACTgctcaaaacattttccccataaaataattccttaaaaatacataaaagaaatgCATACAGTATCAAGATATCATCTAATTGCTGCCTAAAGCCCTTGTTATTCTTGACTCCCTGGTGGCTGCATGTGGAATTGCAATTAAAACTTGTGTTCCAATTGTGTTCCAATCATCTATTGGGCATAGCTTTGAGGAAAGAGAGGAGGTAGGGTAGAAACATTTGGTGGATACCCTGAACACCACTTGACATAATGTTGGAGGGATTCTATCACGGTTGGCTTTAGGAATCTCGAGGTGCAAAAAGATTAATTTTCTCCCCAAAAATGCATTTACAGCAGATTTAAAATGTAGTTAGAATTGTTCACCTGATAAGTGCAACATACCATATTATCTATGATTACATGTTAAAAAATGAGTTCATAACAAGAAGTTCATGATCTTGGGATATAATACCTCAATATTTTTATACCCATCTGAAGACCTGCTCAGTTGGGGGTACCTGAGGACTAGTTTAGGCAAACTACATTATGAATAGGCTGAACCACACATTATGTAATTCACGTTACTTGTGCCTGGTCGTAAGCACTGGGCAGTAGAGACCACTATAAAGCTGATAACATGGTGCCTTATCATTTCCCTAGTGCAACAGTACAAATGTATTCatgaaatacaatttaaattataCTGTGCGACCTAAGGTTaagtttaaatattataatagcTGTAGAGAATCTATGTATTATAGTCACCGTGCACTCATAAATGTCACTTAGGTAGCCTTCCTTATCTTGTTCAAATATTTCCAATAAGTAACAGGATTTAAAATTTTCATTAAATTACCCTTAGTCattgcatttaataaaataaatgtgtttaatattaAGAACCGGCGTACATATTTGATGTCAGCACATTCAATAATTTAACACCAATGAATAATGTagcctgaaaatatgttttcaactGATTTAGTGA contains:
- the ACP1 gene encoding low molecular weight phosphotyrosine protein phosphatase isoform X1, producing MAGSGNKSVLFVCLGNICRSPIAEAVFRKLVTDEGLSHQWNIDSAATSTYEIGNPPDYRGQNCMRKHGIPMNHTARQITRDDFLSYDYILCMDESNLRDLKKKCSQVQNCKAKIELLGSYDPQKRLIIEDPYYGRDEDFETVYQQCVRCCKSFLDKCS
- the ACP1 gene encoding low molecular weight phosphotyrosine protein phosphatase isoform X2, translated to MAGSGNKSVLFVCLGNICRSPIAEAVFRKLVTDEGLSHQWSVDSAATSDWNVGCSPDSRALNCLKTHGTETTHRARQITRDDFLSYDYILCMDESNLRDLKKKCSQVQNCKAKIELLGSYDPQKRLIIEDPYYGRDEDFETVYQQCVRCCKSFLDKCS